The Bacteroidota bacterium genomic interval GTGTGGTGGGGGTTGGGGGAGGCGGGGGGAATGCAATCAACAGCATGATCGACAAGAGGCTCCAGGGAGTCGATTTCTTTGCGATCAATTGCGACATGCAGTCTCTCGAGCGCAACAAGGCGCCGAACAAGATCCAGATCGGGAAGAACCTGACGCGGGGTCTCGGCGCGGGAGCGGATCCTTCGATCGGCCAGCGGGCCGTCGAGGAGGACCGCGACGAGATCGCACGATCGATCGCCGGCAGCGACATGGTGTTCGTCACCGCCGGAATGGGCGGCGGAACGGGGACCGGCGGCGGCCCGATCGTCGCAAACATCGCGAAGAGCATCGGCGCGCTGGTCGTCGGCATCGTCACGCGGCCGTTCACCTGCGAGGGAAAGAAGCGGATGGCCCAGGCGGAAGCCGGGATCGAAGAGATGAAGAAGCAGGTCGATACGCTGATCGTCATTCCGAACCAGAAACTCCTCTCGATCGTCGAACGGAACACGCCGTTGCAGGAGGCGTTCGACCACGCGAACGAAGTGCTTCACAACGCGACGCGGGGGATTTCGGAATTGATTACGATTCCGGGGTTGATCAACGTCGATTTCGCGGATGTCCGTACGATCATGCGCGAGATGGGCGACGCGCTCATGGGTTCGGGAGTCGCGGCGGGTGAAAACCGCGCGATCGAAGCGGCGCATGCGGCGATTTCGAGCCCGCTCCTTGAGGGCGTCTCGATTTCCGGAGCGCTCGGCGTTCTCGTCAACGTCACCGGCGGGCCCACGATGTCGCTCGTCGAAGTCGACGAAGCGGTCAGCGTGATCCACGAGGCGGCAGGCGAAGAGGCGAACGTGATCATGGGTGCGGTGATCGACGAGAACCTCGGCGACGAGATGATGGTGACTGTGATCGCCACGGGCTTCAACAAGCGGGGCGTAAGCGGTGTGCGGGTCGCCCGGCAGACGGCGAAGGTGATCGAGCGGATTCCCGTCGGGCTTCAGGATCTTCAGAGGCTCGAGGAACCGGCGTTCATGCGGAAAGGAATCGAAATCACCGTAAACCCGTTCCGGTCGGACGATATGGACCAGCCGGAAACCGACAGCAACGCGGATACGGATAAGCCGGCGTTTCTCCGCAAGATCATGGACTGATGAACGAACTGAACCGGTACAATTCTTCATCCGAATAGCATGGCGCGCCGCTCTGCCGGTTGACCCTGGCGGTTAAACCCGGTCGATCGGTGCGCCGGCTACTTGTGATATCTCGTTCCGCCGCTCTGCGGCGGAATGCATACCGGGACGCTCCGCGTCCCCGGCCGCGCAGCGGCCGAAATATTCGTTCCCACGCAGAGCATGGGAACGAGACCCCCGCGGTTGTCATCCTGAGGGAGCGCAGCGACCGAAGGATCTGCAGCGTCGCATCTTCATCTTATCTCGTCATCCCGACATGTTTTAGGTCGGGATCTTTATAAAAGAGTTGAAAGATGCTGACCAGGAGCATGTCAGCATGACGAGGTGGAGAGACGTTCGGTCAAATTGAAACACCACCGAAGGATCTGGCTTGTTGCTTCTCGCTCCTCGAATTGATAGATTATGAGAGCATGAAAACCGCTCTCATCCTCGTCGTTGTGCTCGTTTTTCTTGTTCCCGCCGGCGTTCTGCCTCAACAGGCGAAGCTTTCCAGCGCCTTCAAAATCGCGCGCCTGAAATATACGGGCGGCGGCGATTGGTACAACGACCAGCAGGAGGAAGTGAACCTGCTGGCGTTCGTCAGGGAGCATTCCCTGATCGATGTGGAACCCGCCTACGAGTTCGTCGAAATTACGAATGACCGGCTCTTCACCTATCCGTTCATTTTCATGACCGGGCATGGGAACATCTCGTTCTCCGACCTCGAGGTCAAGCGGCTGCGGACCTATTTGGAGAACGGCGGCTTCATTTATGCGGACGACGACTACGGCATGGATAAGGCCTTCCGGCGCGAGATCAAGAAGGTGTTCCCCGAGCAGGAGCTCGTGGAGCTTCCCTATTCCTTTGGACTCTATCACTGCGAGTACGAGTTTCCGAACGGCCCGCCCAAGACCCACGAGCACAACGGAAAGCCCGCCCAGGGGTTCGGCCTCTTCCATAACAGAAGGCTCGTCCTCTATTATACATATGAGTCGAACCCCAGCGACGGCTGGAACGACGCCGAGGTCCACGGCGACCCCCCGGCAAAACGCGAGGAAGCGCTTCATTTTGGAACAAATATCGTCACCTGGGCGTTAACACATTAAGCCGGCCAGGCCTGCTCTCATGCAACCTCAGCATCCATCATCCCTCTATTCAGACATCCTTCGCCGGATCGCTTCGGTCCGGAGGAAGGAGAACCGGCTTGCCCTCCTGTACGGAACCCTGGCGGCCGGCATGCTCTGCCTTCTGATTCTTCTCGCAGCGGTTGTCGTCGAAGAGCTCTTTTCATTCGGGACGCCGGGGCGCACGGCGGTGTTTTCCGTTGCCGCGGCGGGAATGCTGGGATCCCTCTTCTGGTTCGTCGTCCGTCCGGTGATGCGCATGGCGGGGATCCTCAAGTCGGCGGGAAGCGCCCTCCTTGCAGAAAGGGTCGGCAAACATTTTCCGGAGGTTCGCGACCGTTTGCTCGACGCCATGCAAATGTACGAGCAGCGTGAGATACTGCAACCGAACTATTCCGTCGATTTAATCGATGCCTCGTTCACCGACCTCTACCGGCAGATCCAGCCGTTGAATTTTGCCGACGCGGTGAATGATTTTGCGGTGCGGAAGATGGGAAAGGTTGTGCTCTTTGCTGCGGGGATTTTTCTCCTCACGTTCGTCACCTCCCCGACCGGGTTTCTCGGATCGATGTACAGGATCGTCCATTACAACGTTTCGTTTGCGGACCCGCTCCCGGTCCGTTTCAAGATCGAGCCGGGCAACGTGGACGCCGTGCGGGGCGAGACCGTTCCGATCGTGGTGCGCACCGAGGGGAAGCCCGTCGATGCGATCTCGTTGCTCACCCGACAGAGGGGGCAGCTTGAATTCGAAACCCAGTCGCTCAAACTGCAGGGGGGAGTGTTCAAGACGGAGCTCGGGAACATCCGCGCCTCGACCGAGTATTACGCGTCGGTCGACGATATCAAGAGCGATAAGTTCACCATCAACGTTCTCGACAGGCCGCTCGTCCGGACCCTGCAGGTCAGGTTGAGCCCGCCGGCGTACACCAGGCTACCGGCGAAGACACAGGATGAGAACGCCGGGGATATAAACGCCTACCCCGGCACGAAAGCCGCGATCCACATCGTCTCCAGCAAGCCGCTCTCGGAGGCGACACTGCTCTTCAGCGATACGACAAGCGTGTCCCTGAGCCCTGACGGTTCGGCCGCGGAGGGGACGTTCACCGTCAAGAAGAACGGGACGTATCATCTTCTCCTGAAAGACAGCGACGGCCTGCCGAACGTCAATCCGATCGAGTACACGATCCGGGTCACCCCCGACGAGTATCCGGCCGCGGAGATTCTTTCGCCGGCAAAGAACACCGATCTCACGCAGGGGATGAAGCTCGACCTCTTCGTCCGGATCAAGGACGATTTTGGTTTCTCAAAACTGCGGGTCGCGTACCGGCTGGCACAGTCGCGCTACGAGCCTCCCGCGGAAAAGTATAGTTTCACCGACATCCCGTTGCCCGACAGGAATCAAAGCCCTCAGGAGCTCTGGTATCATTGGGACGTTTCGGAGCTGCGTCTTGTTCCCGAAGATGCCGTCTCCTACTATGTGGAGGTGTTCGATAACGACAACGTAACGGGGCCGAAGTCCGGCAAGAGCGAAAGCTATCTCCTCCGGCTCCCCTCCCTGGAGGAGGTGTTCTCCGACGTCTCCCAGGCGCACGACCAGTCGCTCGATCAGATGGAAAGCGTCGCAAAGGAGAGCCAGCAGCTCAAACAGGATATCGAAGAGTTGCAGCGGGAGATGAAGAAGAATCGCGAGAAGTCCGACTGGCAGCAGCAGAAGAAGGCCGAGGAGCTCCTGCAGAGGCACGATGAGATGAAGAAGAAGCTGGACGAGACTTCCAAGAAGCTGGAAGAGATGATGAATAAGATGGAGGATAACAAGCTCCTCTCGAAAGAGACGATGGAGAAGTATTCCGAGCTCCAGAAGCTGATGGAGGAATTGAAATCCCCCGAGTTGCAGGAGGCCCTCAAGAAACTCCAGGAATCGACGAAGCAGCTCTCGCCCGAGGAAATCAGGCAGGCGATGGAACGCCTGAAGCTCTCCGAGGATCAGTTCCGGCAGAGCCTCGAGCGCACGGTGGAGCTCCTGAAGAGGATCCACATCGAGCAGAAGATCGACGAACTGATCAAACGCGCGGAGGAAATGCAAAAGCAGCAGGAAGGCCTGAAGGAGCAAACCGCGAAGACCAGCCCCTCCGATCAGAAGAAGCGCGACGAGCTCTCGAAGCAGCAGCAGGATCTTCAGAAACAGGCCGAGTCGCTGGAGAAACAGGCGGCGGACCTCCAGAAAAAGATGGAGGAATTCCCGAAGGAAATGCCCGTCGATCAGATGGCAAAGGCTCAGGAACAATTGCAGAAAGACCAGCTCTCGAAACAAATGCAACAATCCTCCGGACAGATGCAATCCGGCGATCTTCAAAAGGCCCAGCAACAGCAAAGCCAGAGCGAGCAGTCCCTCTCGCAATTCCAGCAGCAGATGAAAGACGTGCAGAAATCCCTGCAGGACGAGCAGATGAAGCAGGTCGTCCGGGAGATGAAGAAGCAGCTCCAGAACATGCTCGAACTCTCCAAGCGGGAGGAATCGCTGAAGGAGGAGACAAAGGGGATGGATCCCAACTCCCAGCGGTTCCGCGAAGGGGCCCAGCAGCAGAGCGAGATGAAGAGCGATCTGGGGAACGTCGCCAATAACATGGCGGAACTCGCCAAGAAGACCTTCGCGGTGAGCCCGGAGATGTCGAAGGAGATGGGCGATGCGATGAAGGAAATGGAGCAGGCGACGGAAAATATGGAGTCACGCAACCCGGGCGGCTCGTCCGAAAAGCAGGGCGCGGCGATGGGTTCGATGAACCGCGCGGCGATGATGATGCAGAATGCGCTCAACGGGCTCCAGGGGGGAACCGGCGGGATGGGCATGGCGGGACTGATGGGCCGGTTGGGGCAGATGACGGGGATGCAACAGGGGATCAACCAGGGCACCCAGCAGGCGATGGGGATGGGCCAGGGTCAGCCGGGAATGACGCCGGAACAACAGGCGCAGTACAACCGGCTCGGCGGGTCGCAGGGAGCCGTCCAGAAATCGATGGAGGAACTTGCCCGCGAAGCGAAGAATGCGGGAGAGTACAGCAAGCTGCTCGGAGACCTCGATCGCATCGCACAGGAGATGAAGGAGGTTCAGACCGATCTGGAACAGGGAAACGTAAATCCCAACACCGCCAAAAAGCAGGAACATATTCTTTCCCGGCTGCTCGAATCGACCCGCTCGATGCGGGAGCGGGATTACGAAAAGCGGCGGAAGGCGGAGACGGGGACCGACATCCGGCGCGCAAGCCCCTCCGGGCTCGATCTTTCGACGCAGGAGGGCAAGAACAAGTTGAGGGAGGAGCTCCTCAAGGTGCTGGAGGGAAAGTACTCGAAGGACTACGAAGAGTTGATCAGGAAATATTTCGACCAGCTTGAGAAGGAAGATGTGAACCGGTAGCGCCGGTTCTCCCCCGGAAGACCACCCTTCCGACCTCGCACTCCGAACACCGTTCCTCCATGCAGTAAAACTTGTGCAGTTGCAGCGCCCCCTGGTGCAGCAGGGCCGAGTCGAGGGCGAACCGCCGCCTGACGAGTTGCCCTGCGATCGCCGTTGTGGAGCTGTTTTCTCCCCCCGGAGGGCATTCCGCCGACAGCATCGCCGTTCCCTCCTCGAGCATCGTATCCTTGTTGACCCGCGCGTGAAGATGACACACCGGGACGATACTGTTCACGATGATTTCGGCGGCGCGGCTCCTGCCGATGAGAGTCTTGAGCTCGCCGCGGGCTCGCTCGCCGAATCGGTAGTGGTTCGACCAGAACGAATCCGCGCGAACGACAAAGAGATTTTCGAGGATCGAGTAGCGCTGCCTCGCGCTCAGCACGTCTCCCCTGACCATCTGGAGAATGTAGCCGAAAAATCCCTTTCGTATCAGCCTGGGGATCAGCCTCGCCGCGCCGGCGAGCCGGAGAGTCGGGAAATTTTCAGGCCGGAGCCGGAAAAACTGCCATTCTGCGGCGGAGATCATTTCGCCGCCGTAACATTCCCCGCTCAGCGTCCAGAGGTTCCGCAACAGCTTCATATGCTTCGCGCTCTCCTTCTCCGGCTTGGAGAGGGATTCGGAAAGTAATCCGGAAATCCTGAAGAAGGCGGCTTCAAGCCTCGGCGATACGTCGCCTCCGCCCGGGGGCATGAAATGTCCGGCGATCGTCCGGAGGGTGAGATTCCTGGCAAGCCTGAGAAAGAGCGCCTGGTTCTTACCGTACCCCAGCGCTTCCATGATCCCTTCGTACATCAACTGTTCCCAGAGACCGTCCCGGTTCGCTTCCGGCAGATCGCAGTCCAGGTTGGGTGGGGGGAGTTCTCCGGGGTAAAGCCCGAACGGCAGGTCGTCGTATTCGCGCCCCGGCTCACCCACACGCGGCCGGAGACAGCCCGCCAGCTCCCTGAGGCGTTCAGAAAAACGCCGGACCTTGAGCTCAATCCGGTCGGTCGCGAGTTTGAGGAGCCATGATTTCAGAGTCGCGTCATCGACGATGCCGTTGAGGCCATAACACCGTATCCTCTCCGGGGGCTCTCCGCCTTCGTCTGCGTTCGCCCCCGCTGGAGCGCGATCTCCGGACACATCGAGGTAGTCGCCGAGGACGAGAACGGGAATTCTTCGGTGTGCGCGTGTCATCGGAGAAGTGCGCCCGGGGTTCGCGCGGAGAACGACGTGCAGGATCACCGAATTGTATTTCGGATCCAGGTTGTGCCTGTGACCGGTCCATTCCCGGTGCCGTCCGTGGAGTTCGACATCCCCGGTATAAAGCACGCCCCCGATCCGGATGCGGGCTCCGCGGAAGTCGGGTCCCCCGTCCCTGTTGAGTTTTCCCGGAGAGAGGATGCTCACATGTTTTCCGTCGTCGGTCCTGAGGTTTGAGGAGGGGAACCGCTGGTGAATCCAGATCTGGTTTAGGAATCGTTCGGAAATGGTGTACGACGCCGGCTTCGACGACATGGTGCCTCCCTTGTCGTGGTTGGATTTATGAAACGGTGACCGATCGCCTCCCGGTCAAATCTCGTTCCCACGCTCTGCGTGGGAACGCATAATCCGCCGCTCCGCGGCGGAACTCAAAAATACTTCGCCCTGTACTTGTTGATTCTCTCCCTGTACTCCAGAGCAACTTCCCGTGCCCGTTGCGCAAAATCCTTTCCGTTCGAGGCGTAGATAATACTGCGTCCGATGTTGATGATCGCGAGCTCTCCCCGGGCGTCGCATCCGTACCGGACTGCCTCTTCCAGGCTCCCCTTCTGGGCGCCGACGCCTGGTATCAGAACCGGCATCCCGGGTGCGAGCGAGCGGATGCGCTTCAATTCCGCCGGCCGGTTTGCGCCGGCAACCAATCCGACATTCTTTTTGGTGTTCCACCGTTTCGCCGCGCGCACCACGTGCTCGTATAACGGTTTGCCGTTCACCTTCAGGTGTTGGAAATCCTTCGCGCCTTTGTTGGATGTCACCGCCAGAATGAACGCGCACTGTTCCCGGCGTCTCATGAACGGTTCGACCGAATCCTTCCCCATGTACGGGCTGACCGTCGTCCCCGAGAACTCCCAGTCTTCGCAGAGGAGCATCGCCTGACGTTCCGCCGAGGAGGGGATGTCCCCCCTCTTGGCGTCCCCGATGCTGAGAACGTCGTCCGGCATTCTGGCGAGCGTCTGGTGGATCGTATACCAGCCGTGCTCGCCCGCCGATTCATAAAAGGCGACGTTCAGTTTGTACGCGCAGACGATATCCTTCGTCGCGTCGATGATCCGCCGGTTGAATTCGAATTGGGGATCCCCGTACGCGTAAAGAAATTCCGGCACCTTCATCGCGTCGGTGTCGAGCCCGATACAGAGGAGGGAATTGTTCTTTCGTTGGATATGTCTCAGTCTCTGGACGAAGTCCATCGAAGCTCCTATTGCGAAACCCCTCCGGAGGCGTCCGGTTTCAGATACCCGTCCAGCCACTCGAAGACCGTCTTGTGCCACAACTCGCTGTTCAGCGGCTTCAACACCCAGTGGCCTTCGTCCGGGAAGTAGAGCCACTTGGAGGGAATCCCTTTCCGTTGGAGAGCGGTGAAGAGGCTCATCCCCTCGCCGACCGGAACGCGGTAATCGAGCTCGCTGTGGATGATCAGAGCGGGCGTCTTGAAATTGGCGGCGTACTTGTGCGGCGAGAACTTGTCGTAATCCGGAGTCTCCCAGGGAATGCCGTGTTCCCATTCGTCGAACCAGGTTTCCTCCGTTACTCCGTACATGCTGTTGAAATTATAGACGCCGTCGTGGGTGATGATCGTCTTGAATTTGTCCGTATGACCCTCGAACCAATCCATCATGTACCCGCCGAAGGATGCTCCGGCGGCGGCCATCCGGCTGGTATCGACATAGGGAAGCTGTTCCATATAGCCGAGGCCGTTCATGAGATCGACATAGACCTTTCCGCCCCAGTCGCGGCTGATCTCATCGACGAACTTCTGGCCGAAGCCTGTGCTCCCGCGGGGATTCGGGAGCGCGAGCACGTACCCCTTTGAGGCCCAGAGCTCCGGATTCCAGCGATACGACCAGGAGTTCATGAAAGCGCCTTGCGGGCCGCCGTGCGCCCAGAACACCAGCGGATATTTTTTCGTCACGTTCGCTTCGGTTTCCTTGCTCCCCGCGGGCGTTGTACCGCCGGCGGAGAACGTCGGGGGTTTGATGATCCACATCTGGACCTGCGTGCCTCCGGCGCCGGCGAACCACACAGCCTCGGGCTCCGCAAAGGCGAGTTGTGAAAAAAGGTCGTCGTTCACATGCGTAAGAGGTTTTGCGTTCTTCCCTCCGGGCGAGGCCGTGTAGATTTCGACCGGGCGTGTGAAAGATTGGCGGGAAAAAACGAGCATCTTTCCGTTTGGAGCAACGTTGATGTCGCCGTTGACGGCGCCGTCGACGACCTTCTTGATGTCGTCATCCCGGAGAGTAACGGACCAGAGGGGCCGGTTCGCCTTCTCTTCCGCCTCGAAGTAAAGAGTCTTGCCGTCGTGAGACCAGACGATCGACTCGATCCCGGCATCGAAGTCCGTCGTGAGACTGTGGCTCGCATGCGAGGAGCGATCATAGATCATCAATTGCCACCGGTCGGCTTCAAATCCCGGACGCGATTGGGCGCGGTAGGCGATATACTTCCCGTCAGGGGAATAGCGGGGAAATCCGTCTGCCGCGAGATTCGTCGTGAGTTGTTTTCGCTCCATCGTGGCGAGATTGACCTCGTAGATATCATGGTTCGTGCTCCACGATTCGTCGTGGGGGGGGACGGGAGTCGCGGTGTAGGCCAGCATGCCGCCGTCGGGAGAAAAATCAAAATCGTCGCCGGCAGAGAATGTCGAAGAGGTGGGCACCGCATCCCGGTCGCCGGGCGTCACATCCCGGGGATCCCCGCCGGCAACCGGCACGACAAAGAGATGCTGCCTCTTATCGTCGACCCAGCTGTCCCAGTGCCTGTAGAGCAGTTTTGTCATGATTCGGGCCTTTACCTTGCTCGTGTCCCGCCCGTCCTGCTTGCTCTTGTTAAGAGCGTTGCTTTCCGAGTACGGCTTATCGGAGAATTCGGGGAAGACAGCCGAGACAAACGCTATGTTCTTTCCGTCGGGAGACCAGACCGCCTGATTCGCCTCGGTCGAGATCGAGGTCAGTTGTTTCGCCTCGCCCGCTTCGACGGGCTGCACATAAATCTGATAGGACCCGCTCCTGTTCGACTCGAACGCAATCCATTTTCCGTCGGGTGACCACCGGGGGTGGCGGTCCTGCTTCGGACTGCTTGCGAAGCGGCGGGCCTCGCCTCCTCCGGAAGGAATGATCCAGATATCGTTGTTTGACTTGTTATTCGGCTTGTCGACCTCGGCGACGACGTACGCCACCCATTTGCCGTCCGGCGAAAGTTGGGGATCGCTCACCCGCTTGATCTTGAACAGGTCCTGAAGTTCGATCGGGCGTTTCACCTGCGACAGCAGAGGGGAGAAGGCGGCAATTGCGAGAAGGAGCGTAGGGAGTAATAGGGTTCGTGCTATGCGATTACGATTCATCGGGTGGATCCTCCTGTGTGTGTCGTGCGAAGAAAGTTCGAGAGTATGGTCCTGGGTGCGCTCTCACTATTTGAAATTTTTCCACATCATCGACTCGACCGGCTTTATCGTGCGCTTCCGGTATTTTGCGGTTGTGCGTTTATTGTAAGGCACTTCCACATCGCCGCTCACCTCGAAGTAAATCAATTGGCCGATCGGCATTCCGGCATAGATGCGGACCGGTTGGCGAACCGAGATTTCAAGCGTCCAGGTGTTGCAGAATCCGATGTCCCCCTTGCCGGCGGTCGCATGGATGTCGATTCCAAGCCGGCCGATGCTGCTCTTCCCCTCAAGAAACGGGACATGCCGGTGGGTTTCCGTGTATTCTTCCGTGACGCCGAGGTAGAGTTTGCTCGGCACGAGAATCATCCCTTCGCTCGGAATCCGGAACGAGGTGACTTTGTTGTGGCGGCGTGCATCGAGGATTTCGTCCCGGTATGTGGCGAACCAACTGCCGAGGTGAACGTCGTAGCTATTGGAGCCGAGGTATTTGCGATTGAACGGCTTGATGACCACCGTTCCCCGCCTCATCTCGGCGAGGATTTGCCTGTCTGAAAGGATCATTCAGCTCAGAATTGTAAGAATGGGCAGATGGTCGGGGAGCAACGGTGCTCTAATTTAGCAATATTTGCGAGAGAAGCAAAGGGGGGTGGTTTCTCAATTTGACCGAAGCTCTCTCCACCTTGTCATGCTGACATGCTCCTGGTCAGCATCTTCATTTCATCGCCGCATACCCTTCATCCCGGCAGGCCTGCAATCCCGTTGTCGTCAGGCGCGCCAATTCTTCGAATAGACCCGCGTTCCTGGTCTTGAAGTTGAAACAGGATTTGCCCTGCATCCGGGTCCGCAACTCCTTCGAGAGGCCGGCCGCGAGTTTCGGAAACATATAAACGGGCATGAAATGAAAGCTCACGTACGCTTTGCTGATCTTGACCCAGGCGACAGGATATCCCTTCCCCAGCTTCGGACTGAACTCCACGCCGAGGCAGTAATAGCCGGGCGAATCTGCAGTCACGACGAGTCTCCTGGAGTGTTTCCGAAGAATGTCCCTCAATTCGGCAAAGATGGATTCAAACTCCGAATGGTTCGTGGGCATGAGCTATTCCCCGGCGACCTCCCTGTGTCGGTTCTTCCACTGCCAGACACCGGTAGTGATATCTTGTGGAAGCCGGTGGCCCAGGGCTCTGGCGGCTAGAATAATCTGTCCCCGGTGGTGGGCCTCATGCGCGACCATGTAAGTCATAAAGTGTGCCGCATCGGGGGGAATACTGGACCACGTAACGTTCGTGTTCAGAACGCCTCCATGATCGATACCGGCGGTCAATAACTCTATAATCCCCCGGTTGCTCCGTTTAAGTGCTCGGAGCAATGCGCTTCGACTGACGCGCCTTCGGTCTACTGATAAGGGAGTCTTGATCCCGTACTGTTTTCCGACCATCTTGATCCATGAACACCGCGAATTATGGATATGGCCCGCGATCATGCGAATGGTCCGCCGGGGAGCGCCCGGAATCGTCTCGCTCCATAGGTCGTCCGGAAGATTCTCGAAAAAGAATTCCGTCACCCTGTTATTGGTCCCCCACGTGGAAAGCAGGGGATTGTCTTTCGGGACCGCTTTCATTACTCGAAAAAGTTGTTACTCGCGTTTTCCGTTCGTGGAAAGAAAGTCCAGGACGATTCTATTGAATTCGTCAGGCCGTTCGAAATTGAGAAGGTGGCCGCACCCCGAGACCACCACCTTCCTGCCACCGGGAATGAGGGATGCCAAAGTATCAGCGACATTATGCATGTCCGGTTCATCGCGCTCGCCCACGATGGCCAATGCCGGCACCTTGATTTCACTGAGCCTGCGAATGGCCGGTGGAACAGATTTCTTGAATCCCCAGAGATTTGGTTTACTGAACTGAATGCCGGACCATTCGGAAATGATCTGCCGGATTTTCGCCTTCACGGATCGAGACTTGTTTACGGGTGTCAGCAACCGGTCCCCTTGCCAGACCTCCTTCGCCCTCGCCAGACCGGAATCCTTCGCAAGCCTCGGGTAGCTTGCCAAACGGCCGCGAAGAGGCTCGTTGAACCGGTATCCATCGAGCGATGCGCCGACGGTTATGACCCCCTCTGTCATTTGTGGATAGTCGACGGCAAATCGAACTGCTGCCCACCCGCCCAATGACATTCCCACGATCGTGGCCTTATCCACGCCTAATTTCCTGAGCAGCGTGGCGATCTCCGTGCTGGATGATATTGGGGTGTCAGGAACCGATGAGCGCCCATAACCGCTCATGTCATACCGGATGACACGATACTGCATGGCAAAGGTGTCAAACTGGTCGTCCCACATTCGAGAGTCCAGGCTGAATCCGTGAATAAGAAGAAGCGCTCTTCCTTCCCCTTTCTCCTCATAGTACACCTTTCTGCCCTCAATATCAGCGTAGCCGGTTTTAAGTACCTGACTGGTGAGTGCGGATGATAGCAGGAGCGAGGCTACAATGAGGAAACGGGATCGACGATTACTCCCCACGGGAATACCCATGCGTACGAACATAGGAAAAACTCCCTTCCTAATCCGCGGATGATGCAACCCGGACGAGAGATCGCGGCTGAAAATCATCGCAAAGCTCACGAGCCTTCGAGACAAAAGCCTTGAATTCAGGGCGGTCTCTCCATGCCTTGATTGCATCGGCGCTCTCCCAGGGGCCGAAAGAAATAAACTGTCGTGGGTTCGCAGAATCCTGAAGGAGATAGGCAGTTCCGGCGGCCCCAGGTTGATTGTGAGCGGTCCATCGGGCAAAGGCGTTCCATTCGCCGATAAACGCCATCTCGTTGCCGGCTTTAGCCGACCAGATCCCGAGCGTGTACGGTTGATTGATCTCGTTCATTACTTCATCCTCTCTTTCTCAACTCACCGCTTTCTTCAACAGAGCGATGATCTTTGTCTCTGCCGTGGCATCCAACTCCTTCAGCGCGAATGCGACCGGCCACAGATGACCCTCGTCAAGGCGAGCCTTGTCGCTGAAGCCAAATGTCGCGTACCGGGTTTTGAACTTCTGTGCGGCTTGGAAAAAACAGACGACGTTCCCGTCCCTGGCATACGCGGGCATTCCGTACCAGGTTTTCGGCGAGAGGGTTGGTACGCTGGCTTGGATGATCGCATGAAGCCGCTTTGCCGTGGCGCGATCCGGTTCCTTCATCGCCG includes:
- the pyrF gene encoding orotidine-5'-phosphate decarboxylase, which translates into the protein MDFVQRLRHIQRKNNSLLCIGLDTDAMKVPEFLYAYGDPQFEFNRRIIDATKDIVCAYKLNVAFYESAGEHGWYTIHQTLARMPDDVLSIGDAKRGDIPSSAERQAMLLCEDWEFSGTTVSPYMGKDSVEPFMRRREQCAFILAVTSNKGAKDFQHLKVNGKPLYEHVVRAAKRWNTKKNVGLVAGANRPAELKRIRSLAPGMPVLIPGVGAQKGSLEEAVRYGCDARGELAIINIGRSIIYASNGKDFAQRAREVALEYRERINKYRAKYF
- a CDS encoding S9 family peptidase, whose product is MNRNRIARTLLLPTLLLAIAAFSPLLSQVKRPIELQDLFKIKRVSDPQLSPDGKWVAYVVAEVDKPNNKSNNDIWIIPSGGGEARRFASSPKQDRHPRWSPDGKWIAFESNRSGSYQIYVQPVEAGEAKQLTSISTEANQAVWSPDGKNIAFVSAVFPEFSDKPYSESNALNKSKQDGRDTSKVKARIMTKLLYRHWDSWVDDKRQHLFVVPVAGGDPRDVTPGDRDAVPTSSTFSAGDDFDFSPDGGMLAYTATPVPPHDESWSTNHDIYEVNLATMERKQLTTNLAADGFPRYSPDGKYIAYRAQSRPGFEADRWQLMIYDRSSHASHSLTTDFDAGIESIVWSHDGKTLYFEAEEKANRPLWSVTLRDDDIKKVVDGAVNGDINVAPNGKMLVFSRQSFTRPVEIYTASPGGKNAKPLTHVNDDLFSQLAFAEPEAVWFAGAGGTQVQMWIIKPPTFSAGGTTPAGSKETEANVTKKYPLVFWAHGGPQGAFMNSWSYRWNPELWASKGYVLALPNPRGSTGFGQKFVDEISRDWGGKVYVDLMNGLGYMEQLPYVDTSRMAAAGASFGGYMMDWFEGHTDKFKTIITHDGVYNFNSMYGVTEETWFDEWEHGIPWETPDYDKFSPHKYAANFKTPALIIHSELDYRVPVGEGMSLFTALQRKGIPSKWLYFPDEGHWVLKPLNSELWHKTVFEWLDGYLKPDASGGVSQ
- the dcd gene encoding dCTP deaminase, with the protein product MILSDRQILAEMRRGTVVIKPFNRKYLGSNSYDVHLGSWFATYRDEILDARRHNKVTSFRIPSEGMILVPSKLYLGVTEEYTETHRHVPFLEGKSSIGRLGIDIHATAGKGDIGFCNTWTLEISVRQPVRIYAGMPIGQLIYFEVSGDVEVPYNKRTTAKYRKRTIKPVESMMWKNFK
- a CDS encoding alpha/beta hydrolase produces the protein MIFSRDLSSGLHHPRIRKGVFPMFVRMGIPVGSNRRSRFLIVASLLLSSALTSQVLKTGYADIEGRKVYYEEKGEGRALLLIHGFSLDSRMWDDQFDTFAMQYRVIRYDMSGYGRSSVPDTPISSSTEIATLLRKLGVDKATIVGMSLGGWAAVRFAVDYPQMTEGVITVGASLDGYRFNEPLRGRLASYPRLAKDSGLARAKEVWQGDRLLTPVNKSRSVKAKIRQIISEWSGIQFSKPNLWGFKKSVPPAIRRLSEIKVPALAIVGERDEPDMHNVADTLASLIPGGRKVVVSGCGHLLNFERPDEFNRIVLDFLSTNGKRE
- a CDS encoding antibiotic biosynthesis monooxygenase family protein, whose product is MNEINQPYTLGIWSAKAGNEMAFIGEWNAFARWTAHNQPGAAGTAYLLQDSANPRQFISFGPWESADAIKAWRDRPEFKAFVSKARELCDDFQPRSLVRVASSAD
- a CDS encoding DUF1801 domain-containing protein — translated: MSPKKDPKKSKGFTDEERAAMKARVQELKEEARANKEKADGESAALAAIAAMKEPDRATAKRLHAIIQASVPTLSPKTWYGMPAYARDGNVVCFFQAAQKFKTRYATFGFSDKARLDEGHLWPVAFALKELDATAETKIIALLKKAVS